The proteins below are encoded in one region of Triticum aestivum cultivar Chinese Spring chromosome 1B, IWGSC CS RefSeq v2.1, whole genome shotgun sequence:
- the LOC123131132 gene encoding RNA polymerase II C-terminal domain phosphatase-like 4 isoform X1: MSVAGESPSPSLSSLSEGDEFADILDAELELASAADSASRGEPPGSPSDDEAEEGEKEDLVVELDAVGQGSHKRCRVEEQHQDQGTATRPEEDAIAGSVKDAQIKTCPPHTGFIGGLCFTCGKNQDEEDFTGVPFGYISEGLRLSTLEMDRLSGSEVKNLLRERKLVLILDLDHTLINSTSLHDISAAEMDLGIQYAASKNDPNISLFTLQGMHMLTKLRPFVRKFLEEASNMFRMYIYTMGDKAYAIEIAKLLDPGNVYFDSKVISNSDCTQQHQKGLDVVLGADSLAVILDDTKKVWQKHKENLILMERYHYFAASCRHSGQSLSELMQDERESDGALATILDVLKRIHTIFFDLGVETALSSRDVRPVIKRVRQEVLQGCKLVFSRVFPSDCRPQHQIMWKMAEQLGAVCCSEVDPSVTHVVAVHAGTEKARWAVKHKTFLLHPRWIEACNYGWHRQPEEDFPVPGLKEDKGKEKVAENVHL, encoded by the exons ATGAGCGTCGCCGGCGAGTCACCGTCGCCGTCCCTGTCTTCCCTCAGCGAAGGCGACGAATTCGCTGACATCCTGGacgcggagctcgagctcgcctctgcCGCTGACTCCGCCTCCCGTGGCGAGCCCCCTGGGTCACCCAGCGACGACGAAgcggaggagggggagaaggaggatttggTGGTCGAACTAGATGCCGTAGGGCAGGGAAG CCACAAAAGGTGTAGAGTGGAGGAACAGCACCAAGATCAAGGAACAGCAACAAGGCCTGAAGAAGATGCCATTG CAGGCTCAGTTAAAGATGCTCAAATCAAGACATGTCCTCCACATACTGGATTTATTGGTGGACTTTGCTTTACATGCGGGAAAAACCAAGACGAAGAAGATTTTACAGGAGTCCCTTTTGGTTACATCTCTGAG GGTTTGAGGCTAAGTACTTTAGAAATGGACAGGCTAAGTGGATCTGAAGTGAAGAATCTGTTGCGTGAAAGAAAACTGGTGCTTATTTTAGATTTGGATCATACATTGATTAACTCAACCAGCCTCCATGATATTTCTGCTGCTGAGATGGACCTGGGAATTCAATATGCTGCATCAAAAA ATGATCCAAACATAAGTTTGTTCACCTTACAAGGGATGCATATGCTTACAAAGTTGAGACCCTTTGTCCGTAAATTTTTGGAAGAAGCAAGCAATATGTTTAGGATGTATATCTACACCATGGGTGACAAGGCTTATGCAATCGAAATAGCAAAGCTTCTTGACCCTGGCAATGTCTATTTTGATTCAAAAGTGATCTCTAACTCTGACTGCACTCAGCAGCACCAGAAAGGTCTTGATGTGGTTCTTGGAGCTGACAGTCTTGCAGTGATTCTTGATGACACAAAGAAG GTCTGGCAGAAGCATAAAGAAAACCTGATTTTGATGGAACGATATCATTATTTCGCTGCGAGCTGTCGCCATAGCGGCCAATCTTTGTCAGAGTTGATGCAGGATGAAAGGGAGAGCGATGGTGCTCTAGCTACAATTTTGGATGTCCTGAAGCGCATACACACGATTTTCTTTGACTTG GGTGTTGAAACTGCTCTTTCTTCTCGAGACGTAAGACCG GTAATCAAGAGGGTGCGGCAGGAAGTACTGCAGGGCTGCAAGCTGGTCTTCAGTCGAGTGTTCCCGTCCGATTGCCGGCCGCAGCATCAGATAATGTGGAAGATGGCCGAGCAGCTGGGCGCCGTTTGCTGCTCGGAGGTGGATCCCAGCGTTACGCATGTGGTCGCCGTGCATGCCGGAACGGAGAAGGCCCGCTGGGCTGTTAAACACAAGACATTTTTGCTCCACCCCCGCTGGATCGAGGCCTGCAATTATGGTTGGCACCGCCAGCCGGAGGAAGATTTCCCTGTACCTGGCCTCAAGGAGGACAAGGGCAAGGAAAAAGTTGCAGAGAATGTCCACCTGTAA
- the LOC123131132 gene encoding RNA polymerase II C-terminal domain phosphatase-like 4 isoform X4, with translation MCSHKRCRVEEQHQDQGTATRPEEDAIGSVKDAQIKTCPPHTGFIGGLCFTCGKNQDEEDFTGVPFGYISEGLRLSTLEMDRLSGSEVKNLLRERKLVLILDLDHTLINSTSLHDISAAEMDLGIQYAASKNDPNISLFTLQGMHMLTKLRPFVRKFLEEASNMFRMYIYTMGDKAYAIEIAKLLDPGNVYFDSKVISNSDCTQQHQKGLDVVLGADSLAVILDDTKKVWQKHKENLILMERYHYFAASCRHSGQSLSELMQDERESDGALATILDVLKRIHTIFFDLGVETALSSRDVRPVIKRVRQEVLQGCKLVFSRVFPSDCRPQHQIMWKMAEQLGAVCCSEVDPSVTHVVAVHAGTEKARWAVKHKTFLLHPRWIEACNYGWHRQPEEDFPVPGLKEDKGKEKVAENVHL, from the exons ATGTGCAGCCACAAAAGGTGTAGAGTGGAGGAACAGCACCAAGATCAAGGAACAGCAACAAGGCCTGAAGAAGATGCCATTG GCTCAGTTAAAGATGCTCAAATCAAGACATGTCCTCCACATACTGGATTTATTGGTGGACTTTGCTTTACATGCGGGAAAAACCAAGACGAAGAAGATTTTACAGGAGTCCCTTTTGGTTACATCTCTGAG GGTTTGAGGCTAAGTACTTTAGAAATGGACAGGCTAAGTGGATCTGAAGTGAAGAATCTGTTGCGTGAAAGAAAACTGGTGCTTATTTTAGATTTGGATCATACATTGATTAACTCAACCAGCCTCCATGATATTTCTGCTGCTGAGATGGACCTGGGAATTCAATATGCTGCATCAAAAA ATGATCCAAACATAAGTTTGTTCACCTTACAAGGGATGCATATGCTTACAAAGTTGAGACCCTTTGTCCGTAAATTTTTGGAAGAAGCAAGCAATATGTTTAGGATGTATATCTACACCATGGGTGACAAGGCTTATGCAATCGAAATAGCAAAGCTTCTTGACCCTGGCAATGTCTATTTTGATTCAAAAGTGATCTCTAACTCTGACTGCACTCAGCAGCACCAGAAAGGTCTTGATGTGGTTCTTGGAGCTGACAGTCTTGCAGTGATTCTTGATGACACAAAGAAG GTCTGGCAGAAGCATAAAGAAAACCTGATTTTGATGGAACGATATCATTATTTCGCTGCGAGCTGTCGCCATAGCGGCCAATCTTTGTCAGAGTTGATGCAGGATGAAAGGGAGAGCGATGGTGCTCTAGCTACAATTTTGGATGTCCTGAAGCGCATACACACGATTTTCTTTGACTTG GGTGTTGAAACTGCTCTTTCTTCTCGAGACGTAAGACCG GTAATCAAGAGGGTGCGGCAGGAAGTACTGCAGGGCTGCAAGCTGGTCTTCAGTCGAGTGTTCCCGTCCGATTGCCGGCCGCAGCATCAGATAATGTGGAAGATGGCCGAGCAGCTGGGCGCCGTTTGCTGCTCGGAGGTGGATCCCAGCGTTACGCATGTGGTCGCCGTGCATGCCGGAACGGAGAAGGCCCGCTGGGCTGTTAAACACAAGACATTTTTGCTCCACCCCCGCTGGATCGAGGCCTGCAATTATGGTTGGCACCGCCAGCCGGAGGAAGATTTCCCTGTACCTGGCCTCAAGGAGGACAAGGGCAAGGAAAAAGTTGCAGAGAATGTCCACCTGTAA
- the LOC123131132 gene encoding RNA polymerase II C-terminal domain phosphatase-like 4 isoform X2: protein MSVAGESPSPSLSSLSEGDEFADILDAELELASAADSASRGEPPGSPSDDEAEEGEKEDLVVELDAVGQGSHKRCRVEEQHQDQGTATRPEEDAIGSVKDAQIKTCPPHTGFIGGLCFTCGKNQDEEDFTGVPFGYISEGLRLSTLEMDRLSGSEVKNLLRERKLVLILDLDHTLINSTSLHDISAAEMDLGIQYAASKNDPNISLFTLQGMHMLTKLRPFVRKFLEEASNMFRMYIYTMGDKAYAIEIAKLLDPGNVYFDSKVISNSDCTQQHQKGLDVVLGADSLAVILDDTKKVWQKHKENLILMERYHYFAASCRHSGQSLSELMQDERESDGALATILDVLKRIHTIFFDLGVETALSSRDVRPVIKRVRQEVLQGCKLVFSRVFPSDCRPQHQIMWKMAEQLGAVCCSEVDPSVTHVVAVHAGTEKARWAVKHKTFLLHPRWIEACNYGWHRQPEEDFPVPGLKEDKGKEKVAENVHL from the exons ATGAGCGTCGCCGGCGAGTCACCGTCGCCGTCCCTGTCTTCCCTCAGCGAAGGCGACGAATTCGCTGACATCCTGGacgcggagctcgagctcgcctctgcCGCTGACTCCGCCTCCCGTGGCGAGCCCCCTGGGTCACCCAGCGACGACGAAgcggaggagggggagaaggaggatttggTGGTCGAACTAGATGCCGTAGGGCAGGGAAG CCACAAAAGGTGTAGAGTGGAGGAACAGCACCAAGATCAAGGAACAGCAACAAGGCCTGAAGAAGATGCCATTG GCTCAGTTAAAGATGCTCAAATCAAGACATGTCCTCCACATACTGGATTTATTGGTGGACTTTGCTTTACATGCGGGAAAAACCAAGACGAAGAAGATTTTACAGGAGTCCCTTTTGGTTACATCTCTGAG GGTTTGAGGCTAAGTACTTTAGAAATGGACAGGCTAAGTGGATCTGAAGTGAAGAATCTGTTGCGTGAAAGAAAACTGGTGCTTATTTTAGATTTGGATCATACATTGATTAACTCAACCAGCCTCCATGATATTTCTGCTGCTGAGATGGACCTGGGAATTCAATATGCTGCATCAAAAA ATGATCCAAACATAAGTTTGTTCACCTTACAAGGGATGCATATGCTTACAAAGTTGAGACCCTTTGTCCGTAAATTTTTGGAAGAAGCAAGCAATATGTTTAGGATGTATATCTACACCATGGGTGACAAGGCTTATGCAATCGAAATAGCAAAGCTTCTTGACCCTGGCAATGTCTATTTTGATTCAAAAGTGATCTCTAACTCTGACTGCACTCAGCAGCACCAGAAAGGTCTTGATGTGGTTCTTGGAGCTGACAGTCTTGCAGTGATTCTTGATGACACAAAGAAG GTCTGGCAGAAGCATAAAGAAAACCTGATTTTGATGGAACGATATCATTATTTCGCTGCGAGCTGTCGCCATAGCGGCCAATCTTTGTCAGAGTTGATGCAGGATGAAAGGGAGAGCGATGGTGCTCTAGCTACAATTTTGGATGTCCTGAAGCGCATACACACGATTTTCTTTGACTTG GGTGTTGAAACTGCTCTTTCTTCTCGAGACGTAAGACCG GTAATCAAGAGGGTGCGGCAGGAAGTACTGCAGGGCTGCAAGCTGGTCTTCAGTCGAGTGTTCCCGTCCGATTGCCGGCCGCAGCATCAGATAATGTGGAAGATGGCCGAGCAGCTGGGCGCCGTTTGCTGCTCGGAGGTGGATCCCAGCGTTACGCATGTGGTCGCCGTGCATGCCGGAACGGAGAAGGCCCGCTGGGCTGTTAAACACAAGACATTTTTGCTCCACCCCCGCTGGATCGAGGCCTGCAATTATGGTTGGCACCGCCAGCCGGAGGAAGATTTCCCTGTACCTGGCCTCAAGGAGGACAAGGGCAAGGAAAAAGTTGCAGAGAATGTCCACCTGTAA
- the LOC123131132 gene encoding RNA polymerase II C-terminal domain phosphatase-like 4 isoform X3 encodes MCSHKRCRVEEQHQDQGTATRPEEDAIAGSVKDAQIKTCPPHTGFIGGLCFTCGKNQDEEDFTGVPFGYISEGLRLSTLEMDRLSGSEVKNLLRERKLVLILDLDHTLINSTSLHDISAAEMDLGIQYAASKNDPNISLFTLQGMHMLTKLRPFVRKFLEEASNMFRMYIYTMGDKAYAIEIAKLLDPGNVYFDSKVISNSDCTQQHQKGLDVVLGADSLAVILDDTKKVWQKHKENLILMERYHYFAASCRHSGQSLSELMQDERESDGALATILDVLKRIHTIFFDLGVETALSSRDVRPVIKRVRQEVLQGCKLVFSRVFPSDCRPQHQIMWKMAEQLGAVCCSEVDPSVTHVVAVHAGTEKARWAVKHKTFLLHPRWIEACNYGWHRQPEEDFPVPGLKEDKGKEKVAENVHL; translated from the exons ATGTGCAGCCACAAAAGGTGTAGAGTGGAGGAACAGCACCAAGATCAAGGAACAGCAACAAGGCCTGAAGAAGATGCCATTG CAGGCTCAGTTAAAGATGCTCAAATCAAGACATGTCCTCCACATACTGGATTTATTGGTGGACTTTGCTTTACATGCGGGAAAAACCAAGACGAAGAAGATTTTACAGGAGTCCCTTTTGGTTACATCTCTGAG GGTTTGAGGCTAAGTACTTTAGAAATGGACAGGCTAAGTGGATCTGAAGTGAAGAATCTGTTGCGTGAAAGAAAACTGGTGCTTATTTTAGATTTGGATCATACATTGATTAACTCAACCAGCCTCCATGATATTTCTGCTGCTGAGATGGACCTGGGAATTCAATATGCTGCATCAAAAA ATGATCCAAACATAAGTTTGTTCACCTTACAAGGGATGCATATGCTTACAAAGTTGAGACCCTTTGTCCGTAAATTTTTGGAAGAAGCAAGCAATATGTTTAGGATGTATATCTACACCATGGGTGACAAGGCTTATGCAATCGAAATAGCAAAGCTTCTTGACCCTGGCAATGTCTATTTTGATTCAAAAGTGATCTCTAACTCTGACTGCACTCAGCAGCACCAGAAAGGTCTTGATGTGGTTCTTGGAGCTGACAGTCTTGCAGTGATTCTTGATGACACAAAGAAG GTCTGGCAGAAGCATAAAGAAAACCTGATTTTGATGGAACGATATCATTATTTCGCTGCGAGCTGTCGCCATAGCGGCCAATCTTTGTCAGAGTTGATGCAGGATGAAAGGGAGAGCGATGGTGCTCTAGCTACAATTTTGGATGTCCTGAAGCGCATACACACGATTTTCTTTGACTTG GGTGTTGAAACTGCTCTTTCTTCTCGAGACGTAAGACCG GTAATCAAGAGGGTGCGGCAGGAAGTACTGCAGGGCTGCAAGCTGGTCTTCAGTCGAGTGTTCCCGTCCGATTGCCGGCCGCAGCATCAGATAATGTGGAAGATGGCCGAGCAGCTGGGCGCCGTTTGCTGCTCGGAGGTGGATCCCAGCGTTACGCATGTGGTCGCCGTGCATGCCGGAACGGAGAAGGCCCGCTGGGCTGTTAAACACAAGACATTTTTGCTCCACCCCCGCTGGATCGAGGCCTGCAATTATGGTTGGCACCGCCAGCCGGAGGAAGATTTCCCTGTACCTGGCCTCAAGGAGGACAAGGGCAAGGAAAAAGTTGCAGAGAATGTCCACCTGTAA